From the genome of Malus sylvestris chromosome 13, drMalSylv7.2, whole genome shotgun sequence:
TATATAGTGTGACAAAAGAAACTTATCATACATATGAGACTAATTAATAAATCACTAGACAAGTAAATtgcataaaaaatacttaaccAAGTACGAATGGAAAATGTGACTTGAGTTTAGTAAGTAGTGTGCCTTAGCCGAAAAGGATGTTAGCCGAAAGCTTCTGCTCAGACTGCATTAAAAGAATAACCAGGACACAGACAAGATTAGAACATTGCCTAATTATGTTTAGGTGTAGAACACCAACTGTGAAAGGTTGTGGTCGTTGAAAATTTTTAGGGGTAAAGGCATAGATCCCTTTTATCTTGGGTGCAAATTGAAATATATACCCCTCATGGTTAACGACAATTAAAACTAGAATTCAAATATTTCCTGTTttaatttcgttttagtttCTTTATCCTCATGAACATGTTCTAGCTACTTCTTAAGTGGCATGGCAGTTCTCCTCTCTGTCTTTGCATGTGGGAATATGTtacagaaataaaaagaaaaagggtgaATGCATATAAACAATTGATTCTAGTGCATTCCACTTCATTAACCCATGAcggaaagaagaaacaaaaaaatcttTAAAGCGAAACGTCAAGAGCATGATGGAAGATTTGTATCTCAACCTTATTAAGAATTCACTCGAAATTTTGTATTCAACTTTTCCTTATCAAAATATTGATTTTCGAAAAGAATCATAAAAAATGagggaaaaaaaacataatgtatAGGATTTGGAATTGGATGTGAACTTATCCATAGACCAACAATCGCTAGGTGGATGCTTTTGTTTAGCAGAAAGCTTCCTCCAGAATGTTTGATTTATTAATGCAAATTAAGTTGAAAAGAAAGTTCACATTGCTTGAGGATGAACGTGTTTAATTGTAGGCACAATTTTTAATGAGCATTAGGGATTAATACGAGGCACTTCTCTCTATGTTAATTGCCTTTTCCCATTTGACCGTCTCCTCCCAACGCGGTAGTAAACTAATAATTTAGAACTTTTGTGGTTTAAGCAAAGTACAATAACATACAGGATCCAaaactttattattttaaaggtaaaaaactttgttattttcattttattttaagttttttgaGTTTCCTTTTGTATCCAAAACTTCTCTCACTTTACCACTTATTTTGTACGCACAATAAcacatcttttctttggttttaTTTCCCTAAAAAAAATTCGTCTTTGCTACTGTCATGTGGAAAGACTTGTGTAGTTGGCCCGGACTACGTCATTGATAGAGTAATCCTAAACAAAGCATGGAATATTAAAGTGGGGCTTATTCTCAATacgaagaaagttgagatttactataaaatcaattggtaatGTAGAGAGTAGTTTAACGTACTTATAAATCCATGCAAGGTTCATTCTCAACATGCCCCTCAcatgtggcgaattttcaactCAAACACTTGAGCAACACAAATGAGATGGCATGGAGTGCATGTAATCATTGAGCTTCAAACGTGAGACAACCCGCTCTAATACtgagattccaccataaaacgaATTAGTAATATGAGGAATAACTCAACTTACATAAAGGCCCATAAGATCTGAAACCCAATCCTAAGCCAGCGATCTTAAAATGCTGGCCCATTACAATTCTACGACAAAGCCAACCGGCCCAATTCAAATAATATTGCAGTGGTTTTGATTTCGTTAGAATCATATCCGCCATTCTGAATGTCGTTGTGTACTCCTTAAACAATGGCGCTCCACAAACCCTGTGGCTGTGGCCCTCTCGTTTCGAGCCCAGCACTTACTCCTCCCTCCAAAACCCCAATGTCCACCGTTATTCATATTCTTCGTCCGCCACTAAAACCCATATTCAGAAACTCCGCCGTAAAGCCGCCGAGAGCCACGGTGGCGACGCCCCAGAAGTATGTTTATCCTGACCCAATTCCCCAGTTCGCAGAATCTGTAAGTATGCTTGAGAATTTATGCCTTTTTTGTGGAGTTGATCTGAATGCATGTTTATGTTGTGTTATTAGCTCGACTTGTTTGTTGCAGGAGACTCAGAAGTTCAGGGCAGAGCTTTCCAGGAGGTTAGTTAAGGAGAAGGAGACTTTTGGGCATGACCTCCATAGTGTGGTAGACGTCTGTGCAGAGGTTTGTTATTCATATATCTAATGGGTTTTCTTTTCCCGTTTTCTGTGGTGAACAGTTGACTGATAAAAATGATAACATTAGTCGTGTAATTTGAGGGAGTTGTGTCCTAACGTAACAAAACCATATGCCGCCATGTTAGCTTCTAGGCTCATAGTTATGAATTTGAGGGTAGCTAATAGAATGCCATTGTTTCACCAATTTGGAGTTGCAAATGATTGATGCACCCGCTCTCGTAGCTCAAGTAGATAAGAGTATTCATCCTACAACTAAAGACCCGAGTTCGAAATTTTGGATCCCTTACCCAATTTTGCTTGTATAATAAAAAGGTTGATGAACAATGAATATGTACATGAGTTTATGAGCAGTAGCTGGCCCATCCAGTACAAGAAATAGGCCTTGGTTGTGAACTTCTGGTGCACTCAAAACTCTCTAGGGCAAAATTACTGGGCTTGGACTTCAGATTCCGGCCTATTGTAGTGAGGAGTTAAGAGAGAGAATATAATTATGATATGGTAATGAGAACATTCGGATTCTGCATCATAGAGCAAGCGGGTTCTTTTCTTCATGTTTGGTTTACATTTATTATTCTGGACTTCCTGGTGGCCGGTGGAGACATAGATTTTGATTACCTATTTGACATGTGGTCCTAGCATTCATGGCATCTGTGGTCTGGTGATCTGCGTGTTGGATTTGATTTCTGACTCACTTATGGATAGGTCTAGTCACCTAATTTTTCCAACCCACTGGTACTATGTGATTTGTGAAGATTGGAAAAACTGTCTACTTTTATTACACAAGTAACGTACTAACGTGTATAATTATATACAAATATGAACAAGGACCTGTAATCTGAAACTGACCCTTCATTCTAAGAGGAGTGCATTTTTTCGGTCACCACATAACCTGGCGTATTGATTGTCGTTAGTGTGATTTAACGGCAATCAATGTGGTGGGGAAAAATGTTTCCTTCGAAGTGTGTATGGCAACAATGTAATGAACAAAGTATGAAATAGAATTGGTTATCAGACGAGCCCTATTTTTGAAGTTGTGATGTCTTTTGGAACGATGGTTTTATTGGCACCGAAAATATTGATCTGGAATCCCCCTCTCCCCCttttaatttcaaattcaagCCGTGCGCGGCTGGAGGGGGAAAGGGATGAGGGATTCctcttcaaattttaattttttttcccaattGTATGATAAAAGAGTTTTGCCTGGGGGCCTAAGGAGTTGTAACTTTTATGGTGTAAGCCAACCCTTTTATGTGAATCGgatgtttcctttcttttctaattTCTATGGCGTGTGAGTGAGCCAGTGAGGCTATGAGTTTTGCCTGACTTGTAAAACAGTACAATAATTGAGCCTTTGGACAAAAATCTGACCTCACTCCCCTGTACTATTTTCCAGACAGCTTCCATCAAATAGTTCTTTCCATCTTTGCACGTTAACCTTCTGGCAAATGTTGTCTTATTCCTACCTACAATTTCAATATGTGGTGCATTAAAACTCGGGTGCAGAGGATAGAACACACTCGTTTGATACTATTTGAATCACTCAGAATTCAATTAACTAATTTAACCTCTTGTTTCAAACCAGATATTCAGTGAATTCTTGCACAGGGAGTATGGAGGACCCGGGACATTGTTGGTAGAGCCTTTCACTGATATGTTGGTTGCTCTGAAGGAGAAGGAATTACCTGGAGCACCTTTGGCTGCAAGAACATCTCTGTTATGGGCTCAAAGCTACCTCGATCGAGACTGGGAAACTTGGAACTCGAAAACACCGAAATGATGTATCATTTTTGTAatccacacaaatttaacttTTGGTTTTGTATTTCTCCAGATCATTTATatttcaaacacaaaaaaatgGGGAAGAGACCCATTGGCTACCAGGAAACTCACACTTCTAATACAATGTCAGATTCAGCGCTTTTTTTCTGTGTGTTGCTATACAGATGGATTATTGCTTTCAACATGGGATCCATTTTTGCACTCTATTGTCTACTCTGCATTCTGTTCGCTATCGAAGTTTGGAAACCGCTGATCAGTTTACGCCCTCGGAGATGCTCTGCAACGAGGGGCGCCAAGACTTGGACCTCAGTgcggcagcagcagcagcggCAGCAGCGGCAGCATTCGCTGATGATGTCCTTGATCGGTGCCTTTCGCGTTTTGAAGCCTGAATTACCACACAGCTAAGCATTAGTATTACAGACCGATAACAGAAGTTTGTCGATACAAACAGATGAGAAGGGTTGTTCAACTTCTACATACATGCTTGTTATTCTCCTTCTCATCAGATTTCACTTCTGCTGCTGCCTCTTCGCAACCCGAATTCTCCTTCCCTTGCCCAGTTCGCAACTTCTCGAGCAATTCGAGCTgctgtttcttctttttcgCCTTCAAAACCTTCTTAACCTCtacaaataccacccaaaaaaaaacacaaacatcaACACACAGAAACTTTCAAAACCCGACAACAACCCGACAACAACCTCAAAAAACATGAACACAAAGACCATACCTTGAGCAGTAACCAGCCGGTAGGCATGGCCGAGAGCGAGAGTTTCGTTTGGCCGAAGAAGCTTGACGCGAGTGAAGCGCACCGCTTTGCCGTGCTCTTCCTCGTGATTCTCTGCTACTTGTTCGTGATCTTGTTCGGAAACCGGCAACGGAATGATGAGGGAAACGTAGTGACCGGGGTTCAACCTCATCACCTCACTCGCACTTATAGGCCAATACATCCTCTCTAGCTTCCCACTCGGATGCTGTATCACCAGAGCTGCTGCATCAATGGCTTGACAGttccccatctctctctctagaccctctctctctccagaaACTTACGAAAGAAGACGACGAAGATAGAGAgataaggaggaagaagaagaaatagaagaagaaatagaagaggaagaagaaggaagtcACTTTCTGTACAGCTCTCCTCCCATAAGTTCACAACCCACAAACCCAAAGATATAAGCAAAGGTTTACCATGTTTCCCCGTCTCTCTCTCACTTCCCCAACCAACTCATGCTGCGTGCTTTAGTTTAAAACCTAATTGACACTGAAACATGTCCAAgcaacgagagatttttcaatgatcGGCACACGAGATGGTATACCACATATCACTATATAAATAGtgggatatatgtgttaaaaagttaataacttaaaaaataaaattttcaaccacttacataaaaacaagtAGTGTACTACTCGTGTTCCCGTTACAATATAAAATTTCTCCCAAGCAACAATGCCGATTATTTTAATTAGAACTAATAGTGATTATGAGCTTAGTAGCAAGGGGGCACCGGCTTGGTGATTACGAAGCGAGTTTACTGCCACGTGGAGAGATGTTATATGGTAGTGGTTTGGAAGGACACGCTCGGGGGTATCGACGGGGTCAAGGTTTAGGGACTTAGGAAAAACCGAAGCTACTAATTAATGTGAGAAAAGTATTATGTGACCAAGGCGGCAGATGGGGCAGGGCGTGCGTGTGCTAAGATTCTTTTGCTTTGAGTATGGACAGTCGACTACGACATCCCATCACACACTGTCTTGGTGAGGTTCTAACTTTGTGTTTTGTTGCCAAGAAAATGGGAGGAAAGATAGATTCAGGAATGTGAAAAATTCAGAGCGATCGGAGCTCTTTATACACGTTGCGTCCACTGCTAATCATGCATGATTTATTTTCTGTAATTAACTTTTGAAATTCTGTATGAGGAGGGTAGTACTCATTCAACATGGGGGCTGCTAGCTATGCGTATAAAGCAACCCACTAATGTGTGTTTAGTGCGGGAAATATTATTAAGCACTATGCACAACTTTTCGTACAAGCTTCAGTGTCCAACGCAATTTTGAGTAGGATTGGATCAAAGTGATACCTAAAAATACTTAATTAGATGTGTGAGCGTTCATACTGgcaattttcattttatttatcaaattatcTACTTGCTCgtctttattttttgttctattTCTAAAATTATATTCTCACAATTAGAATTACGAAAATCTAGGTGATTATTTTCATATCACGTTGCATGATGATGATACCTAAAGATAAAAATTTGGGTAAAGTAACCTCATTAGTCGAATGATCAGACATTTTCACAAAGAAATAAATTCGGTTGTATTCATGTAATAATAGACGCCATACAAATACATATTTTAATATTGTAATCGACTGTTCAAACTGTCCTACTAAATATTTTCACtacttaaaacataaaaatagtCGTAAGTTTTCGTTTATAATTCAAAATATGTAACCCACTTTCTAATTTGACTTCTAATGGTTTGGTCATGGTTACTATTCCAAAGAATGAGAACTTGGGTCGTAGACATGCATGTACAACAAAAACAATCGTTTCAACCCCCTAATAAACTTATAATTCTTTGTATTAAGGATTAAGATGAAAATATCACATCTTACACACAGAAAAAGATGATTACTGAAGTCGACTGCCATATCAAATcatgtttaaaattttgggagcaAATTCTGACACGAGACATAACAAATTTACAATTGTTGTCACATAGTCGATTTGGAACCCTAAATCAGCTACACAAGCCAAACGTAAAATTTGACCGAATGAAGAACGAAAATTGTACAATTTTCTGGTCtgtatattaaaaatatttatccTTGGATAATGAGCAAAAATCCTGACCAAGTTAAGAGACAAGTGGTAATCTTTCTGACAGTCTTTGACAATTAATGTAAATCTGGTTTAATTAAGCTATATAAACATGAGATTAATAAACATCCCTTTTGGCTAATGTCAGTATGTGTATGCCATGCGAGGTGTTgggagattttttatttttgctcaaatattatatgaaaaaAGGACTATTTCTTGTTCAATGTAGGAGTTGACACCCAATTCATTTAAATACAAAATGGCCTTAACTTCTTATGGCGTTGGTTGTGACAgtcattaatttttaataattggtttttattaaattataaatCCCTTCACTTCTTATAATCTTGGACGGCTTTAAATATAAGAAGTGGATGGGTTTCAAATTTttcaataataattaataatattgaTGTTCATAGATTGCAGTTTGTGGGGGCGGCAAGGCAAAGATTAGGTCCTGAATGTCTGTTCCTCCTTTCGTTGGCCCTTAAACATTCTTGAAAGactaatgttattcataccatgtttttatatcaCATTTCTATATTATTTTgggtggcatctgatgtggacagccacatcatttgaaaaatttgcaaaacccaaggaaatgaagaagaaagacttctcgtataccacaatcattatttaattaactagtttttcttaattattagtttattaaataatgaactaaatttaaaaatctgattcattcaaatgatatggttgttcgcatcaaatgccacctaaggtggtatgaaaatatggtacaaaaataTGGTATGAGTAACATTACTCTTTTTGAAATCATGAACTTAAAAATGTTGTCTAGTATTAAGGAATACATTTTTATATCTAATTAAAGTTTAAACCTTTGTCTACAACCAGTGGATTCTGACAGGGTCTTGTGTAATTGGTGTAGGGTTTTGTTCATCTTGTTCTTTTCTTCTTGTTATTTACAAATGGGTTTCAATGTGTCTTTCTCCACATTCTTCCCCCCACCATAATACTAAACACAAACTATCCATTctaactaaatttttaaatttatgctCTTTAAACAATGGATCGAATCGGAGTGTCAAAGATCCAAACGACATTAGGGTAACAAAAAAGGACAATTAAGTAAAGAAGAGGAACTGTAACTGATGTCACTTGGTTTCCGTTTTTGTTCATGCATCAAGATCATCTTCGATCGAATACGGAGTCAGTACAATTTTTACGGAGGAACTATAAttaattgtattttaattaGGAAAAGCTTATGATTGAAGGTACATCCTCTCTGATGCATAGATTTTTCAGCGTGCCCGATACACAATTTGATACACTAAGTATCGTAATACAAGTGATTATACAGCGACATTTGGTATACCGAATCGTTTTCTTAACATTCTGAAACATTTATCTCTAACGAGCCTAATCCTCAACGGCTTCTCTTTCACGGAGATAGCAGagcgagaaaaaaaaatttaaataaaaaaaaaggccccAACCCCCTCCCCCTGCCCCCGGCTCCTATTTTGGGATGGGGTCAGTTGCAACTCCCCTTACTTGCCAATTTCAACTACTTCTTTCTCATCTCATCTGAGCTTGTTTTAGTTCTAGGCTTTTAAGCTCTTCTCTTCCTCAGATGTTCTTCACATCGTCAATCATCCACCGCCAACCTCTACTACTAGGCCCATCGGGTGCTTCTCTTCCTTGGCACACTTTAGTGTTAGGAAGTTATTAATAGAAAGAGTTGAGAtttcatcataaaattaattcGTAATATGGAAAGTAactcaacttacttataagtccatgcaaggtccctcctctgattaatatgtgattcattctcaacacggtCTTTTACGTGTGACGAATTTTTCAAGTTTAACACATGAACAACACAATGGGTGACGTGGAGGTCGTGTGGCTGTTTGGCTTCACACACAGGACA
Proteins encoded in this window:
- the LOC126597324 gene encoding uncharacterized protein LOC126597324; translation: MGNCQAIDAAALVIQHPSGKLERMYWPISASEVMRLNPGHYVSLIIPLPVSEQDHEQVAENHEEEHGKAVRFTRVKLLRPNETLALGHAYRLVTAQEVKKVLKAKKKKQQLELLEKLRTGQGKENSGCEEAAAEVKSDEKENNKHASKRERHRSRTSSANAAAAAAAAAAALRSKSWRPSLQSISEGVN
- the LOC126597325 gene encoding protein PLASTID REDOX INSENSITIVE 2, chloroplastic-like, with product MALHKPCGCGPLVSSPALTPPSKTPMSTVIHILRPPLKPIFRNSAVKPPRATVATPQKYVYPDPIPQFAESETQKFRAELSRRLVKEKETFGHDLHSVVDVCAEIFSEFLHREYGGPGTLLVEPFTDMLVALKEKELPGAPLAARTSLLWAQSYLDRDWETWNSKTPK